CCTGCTGGAACGCCAGCGCGATGTCGCAACGGGCTTGCTCGCTGTCGTCCCCGGCGTTGACGCTCTGCTGCCAGGTGTTCAGGGCAAATGTCTTCAGGCCGCTGAAGCTGAATGCCAGACCCGGGCGGTCGCACATCGGACGCGGAAAGGTGAAACGCCCTGCAACGCCCTGTTCCGCCAGGCGAGCGATTTCCGGACCGCCCGGATAATTCAGCCCCATCATCTTTGCCGTCTTGTCGAACGCTTCACCGGCCGCATCATCAAGGGTCTCGCCCAAGAGCGTGTATTGACCGATCCCGTCGACCTGAACCAGCTGCGTATGACCGCCGGACACCAACAAAGCGACGAACGGGAACTCTGGTGGTTTCGACTCCAGCATTGGCGCCAGCAAGTGGCCTTCCATGTGGTGCACGCCGAGGGCCGGAATGCCCCAGGCAAAGGCCAGCGCCTGAGCGCAGGAAGCCCCCACCAGCAGCGCACCAACCAGCCCGGGACCCGCGGTGTAAGCAATCGCATCGATCTCGGTCGGCACGCAGTCAGCTTCAGCCAACACCTGACGAATCAAGGGCAGCATGCGTTTGACGTGATCGCGCGACGCCAGCTCCGGCACCACGCCACCATAGGCGCGATGCAGGTCGATCTGGCTGAACAACGCATCGGCCAGCAGGCCGCGTTCACTGTCGTATAATGCGACACCTGTCTCGTCGCAAGAGGTTTCTAAGCCCAGTACTAGCATGGGTTTGCGCCCTGTTTAGGCTGAATTCGAAGGCGCGCATAATAGTCGCCACGGGATGCGCCGACTAGCGGTTTTCGATCAGAGGCTTTGCATTCCGGTCGATGAGGGGTTAACATCCGCAACCCTTAAAAACCGACGTCTTCAAGTGCTCTTTTGCCGCGAGGATGTTGACCCCGGTAATGAATGAAGGTAGCTCTGGATGCCAGCCGTCAAAGTAAAAGAGAACGAACCCTTCGACGTAGCTCTGCGTCGTTTCAAGCGCTCCTGCGAAAAAGCCGGTGTACTGGCTGAAGTTCGTAGCCGCGAATTTTACGAGAAGCCAACTTCTGAGCGTAAGCGCAAAGCAGCAGCCGCTGTTAAGCGTCACGCCAAGAAAGTTCAGCGCGAACAGCGCCGCGCCGTTCGTCTGTACTAATACACAGACGATCGTAGCAAGCTTCTGCCAAGCCCGGCCCTCAGCCGGGCTTATGGCATTTGCGGAAATCGCTTGATGCTTCACCGTCAAAGCCGCACATGCGACCGAGACAAACCCGCTTCACAGCGTCAGACCTGGCTCTTTTGCCAGCGGTGCACGTCTTTTCTGACGAGCCTTCCAAGGCTACTGACGAGCACACCCACTGATTCCTCTCACGACGATCAGCCCAAGGCACCTTCTTGCGTGCCCGCTTATGAGCTATCCGAGGCCATCGACTGGCCGCAGCGGATTCAGCGAAACACTTTCAAATAGTCGAATACTGATTGGCATTAACGTCAGTGGATTTTCGGCAGATACACTTCCCGACAGCGATTACGCAGACGACACTGGTCGAGCCGCACATTTTGCGCGCCTCAAACTACGACCTGTATTCGGCCGCCCTTCGTTTCGGGTCCATTTCAGCGCAGATGACGAGAACGCCATGGCCGGGCTAATTCCCCAGAGCTTCATTGACGACCTTCTGAACCGCACCGACATCGTCGATGTGGTCAGCTCGCGCCTGCAACTGAAAAAGGCCGGCAAGAACTACACTGCCTGCTGCCCGTTCCACAAAGAGAAAACCCCCTCCTTCAGCGTCAGTCCCGACAAGCAGTTCTATTACTGCTTCGGCTGCGGCGCTGGCGGAAACGCCCTCGGCTTCATGATGGACCACGACAACCTGGACTTCATCCAGGCTGTCGAAGAACTGGCCAAAGCCGCCGGCATGGAAATCCCCCGCGAAGAAAGCGGCCGGCCGCACAAACCGCGGCAGCCGACCGATTCGCCGCTATACCCGCTTCTCACCGCCGCAGCCGATTTCTACCGCCAGGCACTGAAAAGCCATCCATCGCGTAAAGCCGCTGTGGATTACCTGAAGGGTCGCGGACTGACCGGCGAGATTGCCCGGGATTTTGGCCTCGGTTTCGCCCCGCCTGGCTGGGACAATCTGTTCAAGCACTTGAGCAGCGACACCCTGCAACAGAAAGCCATGGTCGATGCCGGCCTGCTGATCGAAAACGCCGAAACCGGAAAACGCTATGACCGCTTCCGCGATCGCGTGATGTTTCCGATCCGCGACAGCCGCGGGCGCATCATCGCTTTCGGCGGCCGGGTACTGGGCGATGACAAACCGAAATACCTGAACTCACCGGAAACCCCGGTATTCCATAAGGGCCAGGAACTCTACGGCCTTTATGAAGCACGCAAAAACAACCGCAATCTCGATGAAATCATCGTCGTCGAAGGCTACATGGATGTCATAGCCCTCGCCCAACAAGGCTTGCGCAATGCCGTCGCCACGCTGGGCACCGCCACCAGCGAAGAGCATTTGAAACGACTGTTTCGCGTTGTGCCCAACGTGTTGTTCTGCTTCGACGGCGACCAGGCTGGCCGCAACGCCGCGTGGCGAGCGCTGGAGGCCACCCTGCCCTGCCTGCAAGACGGGCGCCGTGCACGTTTCCTGTTCCTGCCTGAGGGCGAGGACCCGGACACGCTGGTCCGCTCCGAAGGCACTGACGCGTTCCGCGCGCGAATCAATCAGCACGCACAGCCACTGGCAGATTATTTCTTTCAGCAGCTGACCGAGGAATCCGATCCGCGCTCGCTCGAAGGCAAGGCCCACATGGCCACCCTCGCCGCGCCGCTGATCGACAAGGTCCCGGGTGCGAACCTGCGCATCCTGATGCGTCAGCGCCTGACCGAAATCACCGGCCTCAGCGGCGAGGCCGTGAGCCAACTGGTACAAAGCGCGCCTCAAGACGCGCCACCGGCCTACGACCCGGGCATCGATTACGACGCCATGCCGGACTACAGCGACTACCATCAGCCGCAGGCACAAGAGATGTATGTGCCGCAGCAGGAATGGACGCCGAAGAAACCCGGTGCCGGCGGCAAGAAATGGGACAAGAAACCCTGGGACAAGAATGGCAAGCGTGGCGGTGATCGCGATCAACCGAGCGCTCCGCGCACACCGATTGCCGTGGAAGCCCCGACACTGATTGCACTTCGCACGCTCATTCATCACCCGGAACTGGCCGGCAAGGTAGAAACCGCCGATCACTTCGCCAATGAGAGCAACACCTACGCACAACTGCTGGTGGCCCTCATCGAGGCGGTGCAAAAAAATCCTAAGCTAAACTCAATTCAGTTAATGGCCCGCTGGCACGGGACAGAACAGGGACGTCTGCTCAAAGCATTGGCGGAAAAGGAATGGCTGATTAAGGGCGATAACCTTGAACAACAGTTTTTAGACACCATTACTAGGCTATCAGCCGGTCAACACACCGATAGCCTTGAAGCACTTATCAGAAAAGCAAGGCAGCCAGGATTGACCGCAGAGGAAGCAAATCAGATCGCAAATCAGATGCGCGACCTATTAAAACGCAATATGGCTACACCAAACCCGACCTCAACTGGCGCGTGAGGTCATAGCTCAGGTATAATCCTCGGCTTGTTTTTTGCCCGCCAAGACCTTCAGTGGATAGGGTGTTATGTCCGGAAAAGCGCAACAGCAGTCTCGTATCAAAGAGTTGATCACACTTGGTCGTGAGCAGGGCTACCTGACTTACGCGGAGGTCAACGACCACCTGCCGGAGGATATTTCAGATCCGGAACAGGTGGAAGACATCATCCGCATGATCAATGACATGGGGATCAACGTATTCGAGGTTGCGCCAGATAAGGATTCCCTTATGCTGGCCGACGCCGATACCGACGAAGCCGCGGCCGAAGAGGCAGCAGCAGCGTTGGCAGCGGTCGAGACCGACATTGGTCGCACCACCGACCCAGTGCGCATGTACATGCGTGAAATGGGTACGGTAGAGCTCCTCACACGTGAAGGCGAAATCGAAATCGCCAAACGTATTGAAGAGGGCATCCGCGAAGTGATGGGCGCAATCGCGCACTTCCCTGGCACGGTTGACCATATTCTCTCCGAGTACACTCGCGTCACCACCGAAGGTGGCCGCCTGTCCGACGTCCTGAGCGGTTATATCGACCCGGACGACGGCATTGCGCCGCCTGCTGCAGAAGTGCCGCCGCCAGTCGATCCGAAAGCCGTGAAAGCGGACGACGACACCGACGACGATGACGCCGAAGCAACGGATGACGAAGAAGAAGCCGAAAGCGGCCCGGATCCGGTCATCGCGGCACAGCGTTTTGGCGCTGTCTCCGATCAGATGGAAATCACCCGCAAGGCGCTGAAAAAGCACGGTCGCAACAACAAGGCGGCGATTGCCGAACTGTTGCTGCTGGCTGAGCTGTTCATGCCGATCAAACTGGTACCGAAGCAATTCGAAGGCCTGGTCGAGCGTGTTCGCAGTGCCCTGGATCGTCTGCGTCAGCAAGAGCGCGCGATCATGCAACTGTGCGTTCGTGATGCCCGCATGCCGCGTGCCGATTTCCTGCGCCAGTTCCCGGGCAATGAAGTCGACGAAAGCTGGACCGATGCACTGGCCAAAGGCAAAAGCAAATACGCTGAAGCCATTGGTCGCCTGCAGCCGGACATCATTCGTTGCCAGCAGAAGCTGACCGCGCTGGAAACCGAAACCGGTTTGACGATCGCCGAGATCAAGGACATCAACCGTCGCATGTCGATCGGTGAGGCCAAGGCCCGCCGCGCGAAGAAAGAGATGGTTGAAGCGAACTTGCGTCTGGTGATCTCCATCGCCAAGAAGTACACCAACCGTGGCCTGCAATTCCTCGATCTGATCCAGGAAGGCAACATCGGTCTGATGAAAGCGGTAGACAAGTTCGAATACCGCCGCGGCTACAAATTCTCGACTTATGCCACCTGGTGGATCCGTCAGGCGATCACTCGCTCGATCGCCGACCAGGCCCGCACCATCCGTATTCCGGTGCACATGATCGAGACGATCAACAAGCTCAACCGTATTTCCCGGCAGATGTTGCAGGAAATGGGTCGCGAACCGACCCCGGAAGAGCTGGGCGAACGCATGGAAATGCCTGAGGACAAGATCCGCAAGGTATTGAAGATCGCTAAAGAGCCGATCTCCATGGAAACCCCGATCGGTGATGACGAAGACTCCCATCTGGGTGACTTCATCGAAGACTCGACCATGCAGTCGCCAATCGATGTTGCTACCGTTGAGAGCCTTAAAGAAGCGACTCGCGAAGTCCTGTCCGGCCTCACTGCCCGTGAAGCCAAGGTTCTGCGCATGCGCTTCGGTATCGATATGAATACCGACCACACCCTCGAGGAGGTTGGTAAACAGTTCGACGTGACCCGTGAACGGATTCGCCAGATCGAAGCCAAGGCGCTGCGCAAGCTGCGCCACCCGACGAGAAGCGAGCATTTGCGCTCCTTCCTCGACGAGTGATCACAAAACCCCCGGCCCAGGCCGGGGGTTTTGCTTTGTGCAGATAAAATCCCTCGCACCTCCCTCCCGCCGAATAGCCCGTCTACACTCGAAGCATTCCCCGAGCCATAACGAGACCGTTATGCCCAGACTGCCGACCGTGCTTTTTTTGCTGTCGCTGATGACCTGGACCGCAACGGCTGGCGCGCTGACTCTGACCGACGAAGAACGTAGCTGGCTGGCGGCCCACCCGGACTTGCGCCTGGGTGTGGATGCGTCATGGCCACCCTTCGAGTTTCGCGATGATCAGGGCCGCTATCAGGGCCTTGCGGCGGACTACATCAACCTGATCCGCCAACGCCTGGCTATCAAGCTCACGCCCATCGAACCCGTGAGCTGGACGGTTGTTCTCGAACAGGCCAAGCAAGCCAAACTGGACCTGTTACCGGGCATCATGTCGACCCCGGAACGCCAGGCATACCTGTCATTTACGCGTCCCTACCTCGACTTTCCAATTGTCATACTTGCCCACGTCGGCGGCGCGCAACCGCGCAAACTCGAAGACCTGTACGGCCTGAAAATCGCCGTGGTGGAAAACTACGCGCCCCATGAACTGCTGCGCACTCAGCATCCCGATCTGAACCTGGTCGGATTGCCCAACGTCAGCTCAGCCTTGCAGGCACTGGCGACCGATGAAGTGGACGCGGTGGTCGGCGATCTCGCCTCCAGTGTCTGGAGCCTGCGACAGCTCAAACTCGACGGACTGTATGTCAGCGGCGAAACACCCTATCGCTATCAACTGGCCATGGGTGTGCCCCGGGAAAACAAGATTCTGGTCGGCATCCTCGACAAAGTCCTGGCAGACATGACCCCGGCTGAAATCAGCTCCATTCAGGAGCATTGGGTCGGCAATGTTCTCGATCATCGAACATTCTGGTCCGATCTGCTGGTGTACGGCCTGCCGGGACTGCTGCTACTGATGACGGTGCTGGCGGTCGTGATTCGGATCAACCGCCGCCTCAGTTCGGAAATCGCCCGCCGCGTCGACCTGGAACAGGAGCTGCGCAGCAGCGAATACCATTACCGCGGGCTGGTGGAGAGTCTTTCGGCCATTGCCTGGGAGGCGCGGATCACCGACTTCACCTACAGCTATGTGTCGCCCCACGCCGAAGAATTGCTCGGCTACCCCTTGGCCCATTGGCTGATTCCAGGCTTCTGGCGCAACATCATCCACCCCGCCGACCTGACCCGTGCCCAGACCTTCTGCGATCAGGAAGTGCTGGCCGGGCGCGATCACAGCCTCGATTACCGGGTCATCACTGCCGATGGACGCTGCATATGGGTACGCGACATCGTCAGCCTGATCGAGCACGGTCATGAGCCGGTGATGCGCGGCCTGATGATCGACATCAGCGAGGCCAAGCGCACCGAAGAGGCGCTGCGCCTGTCGGAACAGAAGTTCGCCTCGGTCTTCCAGCAATGCCCGGACATCCTGGTCATTGCGCGTCTTTCCGACGGCTGCCTGCTGGAGGTCAACGAAGCGTTTGAAGAACAGATCGGCCTCAAGGCAGAAGACGTCATCGGCCAGACGGCCACCGACCTCAATATCTGGGGCGTCCCCGGCGTCGGGCCGGGCTTGCTGCAGCGCTTGCAGGCCGGCAGCATCCGTAACCTGGAAATGCCCTTTCGCCGCAACAATGGCCAGGTTTTTACCGGCCTGATCTCTGCCGAACCCTTCGACCTCGACACCACCCCGGCGCTGGTGGTGGTCGTGCGGGATATCAGCCAGCTCAAGGAAACCCAGCAACAGCTGCAAACCTCCGAAGAAAAATTCGCCAAGGCTTTCCACGCCTCGCCTGACGGTTTGTTGCTGTCCCGGCAGAGCGACGGTTTGCTGCTGGAGGTCAACGAGGGTTTCAGCCGCATTACCGGCTTCAATAGCGCGATGTCCGTGGACCGCTCGGCGTTGGAGTTGGGAATCTGGGTCAATCTCAACGAACGCAAACAGATGCTCGACCTGCTGCATCGGGACGGTTTCGTCCGCGACTTCAGTTGCCATATCCGTCGCAGCGACGGGCAGATCCGCCTCTGCGAAGTGTCGAGCCGTCCGCTGCCGATTGGCGACGAAGATTGCATGCTGACCATCGCGAGGGACATCACCGAGCGCCACCTGATGCAGGAAAAACTGCAACAGGCGGCGACCGTGTTCGAGAGCACCGCCGAGGGCGTGTTGATCACCGACACCCAGCAGCACATCAGCGCGGTCAACCGCGCGTTTACCGAAATCACCGGCTACAGCGAAAGCGAGGCCCTCGGCCACACCCCTCGCTTGCTCGCCTCGGGCCTGCATGACAGCGCTTTCTACGCGGCCATGTGGCATCAACTGACGGCCGAAGGCCATTGGCAGGGCGAGATTTCCAACCGGCGCAAGAACGGAGAGCTCTATCCAAGCTGGCTGACCATCAGCGCCGTGCGCAACCGCGACAAGTTCATCACCCACTTTGTCGCCGTATTCGCGGACATTTCCAGCCTCAAGCACGCGCAGGCCAAACTCGATTACCAGGCGCACCACGACCCGCTGACGGGCTTGCCGAACCGCACGCTGTTCGAGAGCCGACTGCTGACTGCACTCAACAATCAGCAGGAAAACGGCGGCCAGGGCGCCGTATTGTTCCTCGATCTTGACCGCTTCAAACACATCAACGACAGCCTCGGCCACCCGGTCGGCGACCTGCTGCTCAAGGGCATCGCCGTGCGCCTCAAGGACCAGTTGCGCGACATCGATACCGTGGCGCGCCTCGGTGGTGACGAATTCATCATCCTGCTGCCCGGCCTGCAACAGTCGAGCGACGCCGACAACATCGCAACCAAGTTGCTCAACTGCTTCTCTGCGCCATTCCAGGCGGGCGAGCACGAGTTCTTCATCAGCGCCAGCATTGGCACCAGCCTCTACCCCAAGGACGGTTGCGACGTCGCCACACTGGTCAAGAACGCCGACGCGGCGATGTACCGCTCCAAGGCCAAGGGCCGCAACCGGGTCGAGAGTTATACCCGTGACCTGACCGCTCAGGCCAGCGAGCGGGTCGCACTGGAACACGAACTGCGCCGTGCCATCGAGCGCAATGAACTGTCGCTGCATTACCAGCCGAAAATCAGCCTGGACGACAATCGCCTGGTGGGTGCAGAAGCCCTCATCCGCTGGCATCACCCGACTTTCGGCGCCGTGCCGCCGGAGCACTTCATTCCCTTGGCCGAAGAGAACGGGATGATTCTGCAGATCGGCGACTGGGTGCTCGAGACCGCATGCCGGCAGATGTACGAATGGAACCTGACTTATGAATGCCTCGGCCCATTGTCAGTCAACCTCGCCGGCGCGCAACTGCGCCAGCCCAACCTGCTCGGCCGGATCGAACAACTGCTCAAGGACAACCGTCTTCAGCCCGGATTATTGCAACTGGAAATTACCGAAAACTTCATCATGAGCCAGGCCGAGGAAGCGCTGGCGGTGCTGCATCAACTCAAACACCTGGGCGTGCAACTGGCCATCGATGACTTCGGAACCGGCTATTCATCCCTGAGTTACCTCAAGCGCCTGCCGCTGGACATCCTCAAGATCGACCAGTCGTTCGTCCGCGGCCTGCCGGATGACCCCCATGACGCGGCCATTGTTCGCGCGATCATCGCGCTGGGGCGCAGCATGCAATTCACCGTCATAGCCGAGGGCGTCGAGACGTTCGCGCAGCAGCAATTCCTCGCGGAGGAAGGCTGCGAACAGATTCAGGGCTACATCGTCAGCCTGCCCTTGCCGGCGGACGAATTCGCCGCGACGTTTCTTCGTATAGCCGTATCGGATTTTTCGGATAGCACAGCCGAGAAACCGTCGCTATAATCCGCGGCCTACTGAGGGCCTATAGCTCAGTTGGTTAGAGCAGAGGACTCATAATCCTTTGGTCCACGGTTCAAGTCCGTGTGGGCCCACCAAACAAAAAAGCCGCGCTGAATGCGCGGCTTTTTCGTGTCTGAAGTGGCTGAC
This DNA window, taken from Pseudomonas fluorescens NCIMB 11764, encodes the following:
- the dnaG gene encoding DNA primase, encoding MAGLIPQSFIDDLLNRTDIVDVVSSRLQLKKAGKNYTACCPFHKEKTPSFSVSPDKQFYYCFGCGAGGNALGFMMDHDNLDFIQAVEELAKAAGMEIPREESGRPHKPRQPTDSPLYPLLTAAADFYRQALKSHPSRKAAVDYLKGRGLTGEIARDFGLGFAPPGWDNLFKHLSSDTLQQKAMVDAGLLIENAETGKRYDRFRDRVMFPIRDSRGRIIAFGGRVLGDDKPKYLNSPETPVFHKGQELYGLYEARKNNRNLDEIIVVEGYMDVIALAQQGLRNAVATLGTATSEEHLKRLFRVVPNVLFCFDGDQAGRNAAWRALEATLPCLQDGRRARFLFLPEGEDPDTLVRSEGTDAFRARINQHAQPLADYFFQQLTEESDPRSLEGKAHMATLAAPLIDKVPGANLRILMRQRLTEITGLSGEAVSQLVQSAPQDAPPAYDPGIDYDAMPDYSDYHQPQAQEMYVPQQEWTPKKPGAGGKKWDKKPWDKNGKRGGDRDQPSAPRTPIAVEAPTLIALRTLIHHPELAGKVETADHFANESNTYAQLLVALIEAVQKNPKLNSIQLMARWHGTEQGRLLKALAEKEWLIKGDNLEQQFLDTITRLSAGQHTDSLEALIRKARQPGLTAEEANQIANQMRDLLKRNMATPNPTSTGA
- the rpoD gene encoding RNA polymerase sigma factor RpoD; translation: MSGKAQQQSRIKELITLGREQGYLTYAEVNDHLPEDISDPEQVEDIIRMINDMGINVFEVAPDKDSLMLADADTDEAAAEEAAAALAAVETDIGRTTDPVRMYMREMGTVELLTREGEIEIAKRIEEGIREVMGAIAHFPGTVDHILSEYTRVTTEGGRLSDVLSGYIDPDDGIAPPAAEVPPPVDPKAVKADDDTDDDDAEATDDEEEAESGPDPVIAAQRFGAVSDQMEITRKALKKHGRNNKAAIAELLLLAELFMPIKLVPKQFEGLVERVRSALDRLRQQERAIMQLCVRDARMPRADFLRQFPGNEVDESWTDALAKGKSKYAEAIGRLQPDIIRCQQKLTALETETGLTIAEIKDINRRMSIGEAKARRAKKEMVEANLRLVISIAKKYTNRGLQFLDLIQEGNIGLMKAVDKFEYRRGYKFSTYATWWIRQAITRSIADQARTIRIPVHMIETINKLNRISRQMLQEMGREPTPEELGERMEMPEDKIRKVLKIAKEPISMETPIGDDEDSHLGDFIEDSTMQSPIDVATVESLKEATREVLSGLTAREAKVLRMRFGIDMNTDHTLEEVGKQFDVTRERIRQIEAKALRKLRHPTRSEHLRSFLDE
- the rpsU gene encoding 30S ribosomal protein S21, encoding MPAVKVKENEPFDVALRRFKRSCEKAGVLAEVRSREFYEKPTSERKRKAAAAVKRHAKKVQREQRRAVRLY
- the tsaD gene encoding tRNA (adenosine(37)-N6)-threonylcarbamoyltransferase complex transferase subunit TsaD, with translation MLVLGLETSCDETGVALYDSERGLLADALFSQIDLHRAYGGVVPELASRDHVKRMLPLIRQVLAEADCVPTEIDAIAYTAGPGLVGALLVGASCAQALAFAWGIPALGVHHMEGHLLAPMLESKPPEFPFVALLVSGGHTQLVQVDGIGQYTLLGETLDDAAGEAFDKTAKMMGLNYPGGPEIARLAEQGVAGRFTFPRPMCDRPGLAFSFSGLKTFALNTWQQSVNAGDDSEQARCDIALAFQQAVVETLTIKCKRALKQAGMKRLVIAGGVSANKALRSSLEKMLGDLKGDVFYARPEFCTDNGAMIAFAGCQRLQAGQHESLAISVQARWPMEQLSGL
- a CDS encoding bifunctional diguanylate cyclase/phosphodiesterase, with product MPRLPTVLFLLSLMTWTATAGALTLTDEERSWLAAHPDLRLGVDASWPPFEFRDDQGRYQGLAADYINLIRQRLAIKLTPIEPVSWTVVLEQAKQAKLDLLPGIMSTPERQAYLSFTRPYLDFPIVILAHVGGAQPRKLEDLYGLKIAVVENYAPHELLRTQHPDLNLVGLPNVSSALQALATDEVDAVVGDLASSVWSLRQLKLDGLYVSGETPYRYQLAMGVPRENKILVGILDKVLADMTPAEISSIQEHWVGNVLDHRTFWSDLLVYGLPGLLLLMTVLAVVIRINRRLSSEIARRVDLEQELRSSEYHYRGLVESLSAIAWEARITDFTYSYVSPHAEELLGYPLAHWLIPGFWRNIIHPADLTRAQTFCDQEVLAGRDHSLDYRVITADGRCIWVRDIVSLIEHGHEPVMRGLMIDISEAKRTEEALRLSEQKFASVFQQCPDILVIARLSDGCLLEVNEAFEEQIGLKAEDVIGQTATDLNIWGVPGVGPGLLQRLQAGSIRNLEMPFRRNNGQVFTGLISAEPFDLDTTPALVVVVRDISQLKETQQQLQTSEEKFAKAFHASPDGLLLSRQSDGLLLEVNEGFSRITGFNSAMSVDRSALELGIWVNLNERKQMLDLLHRDGFVRDFSCHIRRSDGQIRLCEVSSRPLPIGDEDCMLTIARDITERHLMQEKLQQAATVFESTAEGVLITDTQQHISAVNRAFTEITGYSESEALGHTPRLLASGLHDSAFYAAMWHQLTAEGHWQGEISNRRKNGELYPSWLTISAVRNRDKFITHFVAVFADISSLKHAQAKLDYQAHHDPLTGLPNRTLFESRLLTALNNQQENGGQGAVLFLDLDRFKHINDSLGHPVGDLLLKGIAVRLKDQLRDIDTVARLGGDEFIILLPGLQQSSDADNIATKLLNCFSAPFQAGEHEFFISASIGTSLYPKDGCDVATLVKNADAAMYRSKAKGRNRVESYTRDLTAQASERVALEHELRRAIERNELSLHYQPKISLDDNRLVGAEALIRWHHPTFGAVPPEHFIPLAEENGMILQIGDWVLETACRQMYEWNLTYECLGPLSVNLAGAQLRQPNLLGRIEQLLKDNRLQPGLLQLEITENFIMSQAEEALAVLHQLKHLGVQLAIDDFGTGYSSLSYLKRLPLDILKIDQSFVRGLPDDPHDAAIVRAIIALGRSMQFTVIAEGVETFAQQQFLAEEGCEQIQGYIVSLPLPADEFAATFLRIAVSDFSDSTAEKPSL